The Anas platyrhynchos isolate ZD024472 breed Pekin duck chromosome 1, IASCAAS_PekinDuck_T2T, whole genome shotgun sequence genomic sequence GAGGACCTTAAATCTGAGTCCTGCTATAGAACATGGCAGGCAACCTGAGCTATAGGTGTTGCTGTTAATGCCTGGGGTAATTATGTATGCATACCTGCCCTGAACTGGGTGTAGAGAAATCGCCTAATTCTGTGCAAAAATAAATGCCTGCATGCTGTACAGGACACATTTGTGTATCCCCTTGCAAACACAGCCTGGGTTTATGTATACGACATCAGCTCTCTTCTAATCTTCCTGTTAACAAACAGAGCAATGTGATTATCTTTTTTTGGCCTGTATTAACACAATCCTGTCTCTTGCCTAGATCAGATCCTGGCCATAGGTGCCCTGTCTAGCTCAGTGATATCTCGAGGTGTAATTAGGAGCTAGTTATCCTGCAGCAACAGCTGGGCAGGGCTCTAAGAATAACTTCCCATTGGCCTATGTATGTCTTGGCAGCAGCTAGCTTGTCCTCTGCCTTGCAGTGAAAAAAGTCACTGGAAGAGAAAATTATGGACAAGTTTGAAATAGTTTGCTcatgttattattgttgttgttgttattaatttGGAAGAGGAGGAGTTGTGCTATTGATTCTCTGCTGAAAGAGCTGCTTGTGGTCTTCTTTTGTCTTCTTCCCAGCCTGTAAAATGAGGTTTTATGGGACTGTGGTGGTACTGACTTCAGGGATGGATGTCtaactgctgttttttctttttttttttcttcattttttttttccccccaaatgaTCACAAAGCTGCTGCTTATCAGGGCCGTGTCCACACCGCCTCATTACAGCTATCAGCAGAACAAGTAGTCAATcccccttgctgctgctgggcttgaAATTGTGTCTCAGCCGGAGGTCTCTGCTAGAGCAAGCATCGGGCTCTCCATCAGAGCCTTGCCACTTTGTTTGCCTTCTGGATCGGGTGACATCTCAAAAAGCTCCAAGTCAAGTGGGGACGGAAGGTTTTAGCCAAAGCACTCTGAGGGGAAGTCCTCTGAAAGGACATCTCTCGTTTGGGCTcatctcagatatttttttctcaggggGAAGCTTTGAACACAGAAGCTGCACTGAGCAGTGCTTTGCTTAGAACTTAACAAGAAGTTCTCTTATGGCAGTACAGTTGCAATTCATAAACAATTTTAATGtagtttttattacttttgcTAAGGAGGACCAAGTAAAGCATGCAGTAGGTTAATATTGTTCAGAAAATGTCTATTTCCCACTGTAGTTTTCCATTTGTAAAGATGAAGTTATGTTTTGTAGCAATCTCAGAAGACACCTGGAATTTGGAGACAGTGAACTTTGGGGCAGAAATATGGAGTAGGCAGACTTCTGAGATCTCTTAACAACCTCTTTTCAAGCCCACagggccagaaaaaaaataggatacTTTAAAGTGGAATGAAGTAAAGACTTTACACACACAAgtttcccagaggagctgtggctgccccatccctgggggtgcccaaggccaggctggatggggctgggggcagcctgggctggtgggaggtgtccctgccatggcaggggctgggatGAGACCACATttaaggtttcttccaacccaaaccattctttgATTCATGAGGTTATGAACTAATGAGTTTGGGACCTAATTGCCCTAGGTGTTACAGAAACGTGGAAGAAGACTGTCCCTCATGTGACCTGCTCAGGGGCTGAAGGACGGAACAGATGGTGGAAGAGCTGTCACGTTAAAGGCAGAGTGATAAAATGAATGGCATGTGTCTGCCCAGGAGCTTCATGGGGGCACTAAGACTTACCCAGAAGCATTTCAGAATTTGGTCAGAATTAGTATGAAACAAGAagtctgatatttttttccatgatccCCAGTACGGACGTCACCATAAAAATATCGCTAATGGCTTCAGTAAACCAAAGCTTTTATTTAGGATCGGAAGGGAAAATGCCAGTCAGCACTGCTTCTTCCCGCTAGTGATAATGTGTGTGTTGGACTCAGGAGCTGGCTGAGATGTGAGATGGTCCAGCCACCCCTGCTTTATGGGACTGTACTCACTAATCCCTGTCCTTAGCCTTTCACGTGGGAAGATGAGGCTGAAGGATTTGCTGCCTCAGATCTTTCTTTCCACTGACCCTCTCCATGGCCAGTGGCTGGTGCTCCAAAACAGTTTGGATACCTGCCACAGAATGAAAGGAGGAAATTTTATGCTGAATAAAGCATTACGGGAGTTTCTGTTCTTGCCTGTGCTGCAAACCCTGTGTCACTGAAGAGAAATCACTGTCCCTCTCTCTGTTCCTTCCCAGCAATACAGGACCGTTAatggcattttctttctgttcctgctcctgctgtgtgTTCAGCCTATTTCTGAGCGTAAGGTTTTTTGCAGGATTGATGGTCCTTACTCCAGAGGATCCTGGATCTCGGCGAGTACCCTTGCTCTGCATTAATCATTTTAAGCTGGGCAATTTTGCAGTCATTATATGAGTGAGCATCTCTGAGCCATCAAGCACAGGTAACTGGTTATTGAGGCTCGTCCTGTTTGCAGAAAGCCTGATCCTACCCAGCAAATACACTGGATCTTTGTCCCGCTTAATTTCCAAGCTTTATTCCCCATCATGGTATCATTTTTGATTTTTCCCATCCTACTGCTTTTACCCTATGCTTCtcaggctgctctgctccagctgcctTTTGAATATGTAGTAAAATCGCAGGCTTTGAAGATTGGGGATTCTCTCCTGGCTTCTTTGCAAGTGGTTTCTCCAGCTCCAAATATAGATCTCGGTGCTCCAGCAAGCAGCAGATCAAGGtttaaaggttttgtttttcctgcaagCCCCATGTTTTATCCTTGCTGGTGCCTCATGTAGATCTAGAGAGTGAAATAGCCAGGGATCACAAAGTCACTGTGAATTTGGAGTTGTTCTCTGTGCCAGGCTTTCAGGAGACAGCTGAAGTATGGTCTCTGTCTTATGAGATTTGGCTCTTCATGGATTTATACAGTGCTAATTACAAGACTTCAGCCTGAGAGAGAGGAATTGTGTCTCACAGATCTTCCTAAGATTGCAAAGCAGGGGGAAACATCCACCCACTGGCATTCAATGCAACAGAAACTGTGTTCTGCAGCCTCTGCCAAAAACAAAatagctgcctgctggctcAGGGGAGAACCTGAGGTCTGAGCCCCTTGTGCAAGGTTTTAGGGGTCACTTCTGGACTAGGGCCAGAAAATTTTAAGGCTTCATTTGAGCATCTTTCAGAGCCCCCGAGGCCTTAAAGGGAATTTGTGAGTGTAGGTGCAGCCTGTGAGGAAGACGATGTCATTTTCTTCATGGCTGTCCTACGATGCTGTACTTGATACACCAGCCGGGAAAACCTGCTGGGATGAAACCCAGTTCATTTGCTTTTCCATATGCATCATGCCTTtaggggcaggggctgtggtTATTGCTCTTTGTGTCTAAAGTCACAATCTGATTGGGGTCTTCTGAGCTGCAAGTGCCATTTAATTTCTTGGCCATTGCCATCCCCGTGAGAGCTGCACCTCAGTGAAATACAGTAGAAAAACGTTTTGTAGTGGGGCAAGCAAAACTCCAGGAGTGTACGGTGGCTTTCTCAGGGGAGAAGAATGAGAATTTGAGGCAGAAATTAACCTGTCACTCTGCATTTTGGCATCCTCCACTTTTCTTGGTGCTTTGGACCTATCTCTTGTAATAAAGATGTTCCTCAGACTGGGATCAACAAAGTAAGGCACTGTTGTGACATGGTGTGCTTTTCCTACAATTCTTTGATGGTTTGGGATTTTCCCCAGTGCTGTGataagtaatatttttaatagatgtCCTCAGAATAATTTTGGGAGACTGGGAAATAGTAACCTGCATTGTGGAGGGGGGAACTCACCCACGGAGACTCACAGGCAAGCCTGCTCCAGAAAACAGAGTTTAACCCCGGTCTCTGGATTTGTAGGTCATTTCCATGACCTCAAAACTCCATTCTTGTTTCTGTGGCACCGACTATTTGTGTTCTTTCACTCGAGTCTCTGTGTAAGTAAATTCCTGGAGGAACCAAGAAATCATTACAAGCCTCTCCCGTCTCCCTTCCAAGCACAAAGGAGCGCAGCTCTGACCTGATTTTGCTGGTAGGAAACCAAGTCTGAAACGCAGGGAGAAACAGCATCCACATGCAGTTTTCTCAGACGGTGAATcaggaagaaaggaataaaagtcCCACACATGGCAAATGTTAATCCTCTCACTTAATACGCTCCTGGCAGATGCACAGGTAACAAGGTGATGGGCACCCTCCGAGTGCCTGAATGGAATAATCTGTGTGATGAGTGAATGCCACGTTGTGTCGCCGGGGCTTAAGTGCCTTGCAAACAACCCGTTGCTGAAATTAATCTGTCTATTTGGGACAAGCTGCAGCTTGTGCTGGGATCTGTTCATTGTGGTGAGCTCCAAAGAAAAGATGCTCTGGTGCTGGGTGCCCTCAAAGAGAGACTTGCTTCTGCTTTGCAAAAAGGCATCAGACAGGTTGTAAGTTCAGGGAGAAAGGATTTAGCTGAAGTTAGAAGCCGGCCTTTGTCGGGGGAGTTGTCGACAATGTGTCTGTATGGGTTTTCTTGCCATGCCGGCTCCCAAAGAAAAGCGCCTATCCATGGTAATCAGGGTTTATTAAAggaagccaggaaaaaaaaaaaaatctttagctGAGATTAAAGGGATTGTGTAGCTGCACTTGGTGCTGAATTGCTGTGTGCTGGCTCCATGGCTGGACGTCTGCCTTGTCAGCATCTGTGCGTGGCCTCCCGTGTCCCAGCAAATGAATAGCTGTGCCTGAGCagagcaaaagcaaacagaggAGTGTGCTGCCTGATTAATGCTGGGCTTCATTAACCGCTGAGCCTGTGCTCTTGGCATTGCCCTGGGTGCTGTTGGCTTCCTCCTAACTAGGTGCTCCCTGGTGAAGAACCCATTGGGGTCCATCTGAGCCTGCTCCACCATGTGCTGGGACCCTGGGGTGGTGCTGGACCTGCTCTGCAGGAGGGGGTGGTGGATTTGTTCCCCTCCTGGAGCTGTTTTTGTCCTCTTCTAGGTTTAAATGTGTGTTTTGCTCTGAGTCCCTGGCTGGAGCTGGACCCAGAGTAGTTTTTCTGCCATGGCTCTTTGCAGCCAGGCTCTCATGTGTGGCTGTTCTCAGGAAATGTTGCTGCTGACCTTGTGGTGTCCCTGCTGCAGAAGGCACTGATGGCAGGGGACCTGGTGATTTGGATCTGTCTGCCACCTCTGGTGGCAggaggcttgtgtgtgtgtggaccAAACGGTGAGATGCTGCTGTCTCCCGTCATCACCCAGGGACACGTTCCCCTTTGGAGCTGTCATTGCAGTGGGGTGAATTTGTGGTGGTCTCCAATAGAGGGACGTGAGCGTGGCTTTTATGAGATTGACATCAAAACCGAATGTCCcacctctctctttcccttctctctatATTCTTCTGCCCAAGTCCTTCTCTCTCTCACTGCACAGACCAGTCCTTTGTGTTCTCTTTACTCCTGCTTTATTCCTTCTTCCTCAGACATAGCACGTAGTCCTTTTTGACTTTCTCCCCTTAAAACTGGCTAGGTTTTGAGGATATATTCGGCACCCTCTAGCTTTCCCATCTAATAACAACCACCAGTTGATTTCAAAGAAGCTAGGAAAGTTTCTTTCCCTTAGGATTTTTTGcacccatttttttcttgtccagGGCCCATAGGGTTGCATGTCATAGAGTCTTGGAATCGTTTGCAGGGGTCAGAGCAAGACCAACCTGTGTTCTCTTACTCACTGGTCTCCAACTTTTGCTGGAAATGGTCAACAACAGCAATCAGGTAACAGTGCTGTAGGGTGGCACCATAACTTGCTGTCCTTGAGGAAGAAACAAGTTTTTAAACCAAACTGTGCAAAAACAAGGAGTCTTATGGGAAATGTGTCATTTGCAAGCCATAGAGTGGAGACCCTAGTTCTACATGCAGGAGGGTGGTGTGAGACTTTTTGGGAGAGCTGACTCAGAAAACAtctgctggtgctgagcatgGATGGAGCCTTGTCTGAACCAGATGGATTTGGGAGGAGGCTTCCTCTGTGCCACCTTCATATCCAATCTAGGTTCAGACCTGGTGTAGCTCCTCTTCTGGATAAACGAATGGTATCTTCCTTCAGGACTGCTGAATGTCATTAAGGTTGTGTAGCATCACTTCCCAAGACATGGTTAAAGAAGGAGGCAATTTCTCTGCTCTTTCATGCAGTGGGGAGATGAAGATATTCACCTGGGAGACCCAACCTCAAAATAAAACTTGTAGGGCATTGTTATGGCCCGTTGCATCccctcagcacagctgctgcatgtgaagagtccagcagagcagaggggcagccGTTCCTGATagatggagaaaaagaagggcTGTTTTCTACCAAAACATCATTTGCTACACATCCCTGGGGCTGTAGAAGCTGTGTGACCTTTCCAGGGACCTTGAATGTGTTGCTGAAGAggctgctgtggcaggagcCACGTAGCTCTGCTCAGAGGGACAGTCTGGTCTCACACGGGAGCCCTGCACTGGGTCGTGGCATCTCTGCTGGCCACGTTTCGTGGGGGGGCAGGAGAGGGAATGTGGTCAGTGTGGGGAGGTGGTTTGGGTTTATTTTGGGAATGCCCACATCAGAGCCTAAGCCAAACCTCACTGCCTGCTCAGTTTggccttttgtttatttttcttataactTAATTAGACTGTTGACGACTGAGCAGCTTAAAAGACTGGGTATGTCTACGGCACTGCATTATTTGTCTTCCCAGCTGCTATGATTTCCCACTATCCAAatgcaagaaataaaaagacatgCATAAAACCCCCTTCTTCTTGGTGCATCCTCTAAGGACTAGTGCAACCCCTGCTCTATTCTGCAGGCTAAACAACCAATCCTCCTTGCCTCTGCCCTCTGCTGTTATTTAATAATTAAGCCAAATTATAAATGATAGCCCTGAGAGGCCCAAGTACTGACTGGGACTCCAGGAGGCAGGAATAAAAAAGTGAGCAGACGGGTGAGAAGGGAAACTCCAGAagtcttcaaagagaaaaaccTTCCTCCTAAGGTCATTCAGACTGCTGGTAGAAGATATCAAGATAGCTCCAggctccctccttccttctgaAAGGCTGCTTCTGGGCTTGCTTGGTGACTGTCAGTGCTGGCAAAATGTTTAGGCTTTTCCCACTGCAGGTGAATAACTTTTCCCCTGGAGATTCGCTATTTTCGAAGTCTCCTTGTCTGCTGCAAAAGGGATTCCTCACCTAACTTTCCTGGGGTCACTCTAGTTTCCAGCCCAAATTTGCTGTCGTTACCTGGAGGAAGGTATccctcacctccctctccccctaTAAGTGACCGACACATCTCAAAGTGGGTCACAATTCTCACTTGGTTGGGCCTCAAAGATTTCACATCTGGAGTGCATCTCCTCTTGAGTTGACCGCCTATTTAAAAGGAGATATTTCCTCCTGTTGTTACAATTCAAATCTCACGCTCTGTAATAATCTTTGGGCAGACAGCTCCTGTTGCAGAAGAGGGGTTTTTGGTTGCCTCTCGGGGTCACGGCAGTTCCCATTTCCCTgtcctgcagctgtgctgacTCCGCAGGGCTAAGAGGAGCAAAATACGGTAAAATAGAGGGGTAAAAGAGCTATCTTTTTTGTACTTCAAAACAATAATTTCTTCCTAGACCTGCCTAGTGCCTGATCAAACCAGTGTCTCTTAGAAATATGGATCATAAGTCATAAGTGAAGGGAGCTGGTGTTCAGGGTCGCCACGTGATGTTTCTGAACACAGGACTCAAACAGGGACAGCTTCCCTCTTCTGCCGCTCTCTCAAGGATGGCCTCTTTTGAAAGAGGAATGCTTGTGTAGGAGAGCTCAACCCATCACTGTTCTATCTATCATAATAAAGGTTATTAAAAACCTACGTGACTGGCCTGCGTATTCCTGTAGAGCAAATCCTCTCCAGCTCGCAAGACAGTCTTGCGAACTCTGCAGTATAAGCttgattttattaaatatttgcttgaccaggaaggcaaagcagagcaggatAAACATGCCTAAAGTAAATGTGAAATGACCTTTGGCTGTCATCTATCCAATGCCTGCGGCTGCTGTGGTAGGGAGGGCAGTGGGAGGTGAGGGTGATCATACAGCTGCTTTGAAATTCTGCCTCCTGTGAGAACTTTGAAATATTTGGGGTGGCATGAAAGTGGTGGATGCTCTGGAAGCCCAGACTTACCCTTTCCACTATCAGATCTAATCAGTCTGCAGGTCAAAAGAAGATAGGATTTATTCCCTTTGTTATTCCTTGAAGTAAAATTTTCAGTTCCGCTGGCGCTGGCAGAGTTGCACAGATTTGAAAGAGCTGTGAATGCCAGACCCGTGTCACTACCACCCCTTCCTCCCTGCTGGGATTTGCAAACAGTGATTTTCCCTTGTCTCCTCCTTGCACAGGGCTTGCTGTCGTCACCTTTGCTCAGCAAGTTACACCCCTGCTTTCAGCAAAAGCTCTCTGTGGGAAATGGGAGGACACTGGCCTGCAGAAGTGCACCCAAATCACAACGATCTCTGAGGCTGGGGGttgacttgttttctttttaaaggcaaGAAGAATTCTGTGCAATTCTGATATGGATGttaaagagggagggagggaagaccCATGTGTTTTAGCCTGGCCACCTGTAACAAGGGTTGTGCAGTCAGCACTTAGCAAAGAGCGTGGCTGGCAGGACCCAAGGTGGCCGGACTCCATCCTCCAGGTGCTCTGTGGGGCCATACAAGGCCAAACCTTCTCTCGGTACAGAAGCAACTgtgaaaaggaggaggaggaacagggAGCAGATGGATGTCTTGAATGGGATGATGTATTTCCAAGGCACAAGGATGGGGTGTTGGTGATACACTCACCAAATTAGAGCAGCTGTTTGAAGTCCATGTAGCTCTCACCACCGCAGTTAAAACCTGGGAGATTTTAAGAGACTGAGTGGTGCAAGAAAGCTCCTTTAGACTTTATTATTGCTAATAATAAAGCCCTTAGACTTTATTATTGCTAATAATTAGGCAGCCCCTTTATTCTCCCTCCTCCAAGCTGCCCAGCGGAACTCTCTCTTTTTTGGACAATGCAGTCTTGGCTGTGCAGTGGGTGAAGAGCAGTCTTGTGGTGATGGCccaagggagggaggggacctggTGCTCAGTTTGCTTTGTGCTTGGCTGTGTGCCCTTCGTAGATGTGGCTCTGAAGGCTGGCAAACCGCAGCTCCTACATCTGTACTCCAAGCTGGGCTGGCATGTGGCAGCTTTGATCTGGTAGCCACTGAGAGCCTGTTCAAACAGGCCTGCTCTGAACCAGCGTCTCCCTGAAAGGATGCTAATGTCAGGCCAGAGCTGGTTTCTTCCTGGCAAACTTGAAGAGCTGCAAAAGAGCTCAGCATCCATCTGGACTTGTCCCTGTAGGCAGGTCCCTGACCTTCTCCAGAATTCAGTCCCTCATCCAGAAGAGCAGGAGAATAATCCTTCTCCCGTCCTGTCTTAGCAAATACACAACTGGGTCAAAGTTGGCAGTGCAAACAGTAATGTTGCTTGATGATTCTACCATTAGCCTTCTGCACGGCTCTGGCTTCCAGTGAATTCTTGCGCTGCACCATGGGGCACACGTGTGTGTAGCAGAGGTTAAGAGGGCACTGATTTGTTATTCTGCTATGTGATTTCTGCTCTTTCTACCAGCATCTTTTCTTTCAGGAGGGCTCCCTTTGTGCTGGCTGTAAGTAGAGAGCTCAGAGACGAGAAAAGGAGGATTAGCAATTAAATATGCTCTGATGATGGCATGGTTgtgaaggagggaggaggaaggaatacTCCATAGTAAcgtacttttgttttcttttctctttgcttgtaGGACAAAATCTGCCAGGGAATTGGTGTTTTGAAGACACTTACAGCTTTCAGTCTTTGTTCCTTTGGGAATACAAATCTTTCTAAACATGTCACCAGCCATGTGGAAGTGGACTTGCCTGATTTCTCACCTCCTGTTATCTGCCACGGTGTCGCCTCTTGGTAGGCAGCAGCCACCCCTCCCAAAGAGGCCCTTCATCACTTTCACTGGAGACCAAGCGGAGGGGAACTTCAACCACTTGGTTGTTGATGAAAGAACTGGGCACATTTACCTGGGAGCTGTCAACAGGATCTACAAACTCTCCAGTGACCTGAAGGTCCTGGTGACCCACCAGACTGGTCCCGATGAAGATAATCCCAAGTGTTATCCTCCCAGGATAGTCCAAACCTGCAATGAACCCTTGACACCCactaacaacatcaacaaaatgCTCCTCATAGACTACAAGGAGAATCGATTGATAGCCTGTGGGAGCCTTTACCAGGGCATTTGTAAGCTTTTGAGGCTGGATGACCTCTTCAAGCTGGGCGAGCCCTTCCACAAGAAGGAGCATTACCTCTCCGGTGTCAACGAGAGCGGCTCTGTTTTTGGAGTCATCGTTTCTTACAGCAACATGGATGACAAGTTGTTCATTGCCACTGCTGTGGATGGCAAGCCTGAGTATTTCCCCACTATTTCCAGCAGAAAGCTAACCAAGAACTCTGAGGCAGATGGGATGTTTGCATACGTTTTCCACGATGAGTTTGTGGCCTCCATGATTAAAATCCCCTCAGACACCTTCACCATCATACCTGACTTTGATATCTACTACATCTATGGCTTCAGCAGTGGAAACTTTGTCTATTTCCTAACTCTGCAGCCTGAGATGATCTCACCACCTGGCTCCACCACAAAGGAGCAGGTCTATACCTCTAAGCTGGTCCGTTTGTGCAAGGAGGACACAGCTTTTAACTCCTATGTAGAGGTGCCCATTGGTTGTGAGAAGAATGGGGTCGAGTACCGGTTGCTCCAGGCGGCCTACTTGTCCAAGGCTGGAGCCATTTTGGCGAGGTCTTTGGGTGTAGGCCCTGAGGATGATATCCTCTTCACAGTCTTCTCCAAGGGgcagaaaaggaagatgaagtCCTTGGATGAGTCCGCTCTTTGCATCTTTGTCCTGAAAAAGATCAACGATCGCATCAAGGACAGGCTGCAGTCCTGCTACAGGGGAGAGGGGACTTTAGATCTGGCCTGGCTCAAAGTCAAGGATATTCCCTGTAGCAGTGCGGTAAGTCATGCCTCTACCCACCCGAGTTTAACTTCCTCATGTGCTCACAGAGCTTAAAGTATGGCTCAGTGGGTAGAGTGAGGAACTGAAGCTGCCTTGTCCCAgtcctggctctgcctccactcaCCACACCACCTACTTTAACCACTCCATGCCTCAGTTTGCCATGGAAGAGCTGGGGAATGTATCACTTTCTGACCTTCCCAGCAATCTTATGTTTTTTATAGATTATGCCAAGGGACCTTAAAATCTTTAGGAGGAATTGGtctgttgttgttatttcaCTGTGCAATTCATCAGGGGTGAAATCACGTTTCCTTCTGCAGTTTTGGCTCAAGCCTAAACCAAAACAGTACTTAGATAAAGTTGGCTGCTTGTGCTGGTTTCTGTGTCTGATGGTGGAATTTTATCTCTCTGGGCTAGACTTGGAGCAGGATTTGTTCCGGGAGCTTTGTGAAGCCAGGgcttcatttcttctgtgtCTGAAGAGCGCTGGTCATTAACCATCAAAGTCCCTCGTCTTCCTGTTTCTAGCCAGCTCTGCGGTGTCTGTGCACTGAAAAATTAAGGCCTGGCTACAGATCAAGGATTAAATGCTGCAAGATTGAAGTGCAGGTCTGGGGAAGAGGTTGGTCTACCTGACCTACAAACGGTCTTAAGAAATTGTCTTGGTTTATTCCGCCAGTTCAGTGAAGTGTCATTGCGGAAATCTGCCTCAGCCCCGGCAGTATGCGGCTGGCTTTGATACCATGCGCAGAAATCAGCATTATAGCCAGCACTGCACCCCGGCTGCTGCACTAACCGCCTCTCTGGGCTTTGATTTCCTTCCTTAATTAGCTCTTTCAAGTAAGAGGCAAGTTTAAGACTGAGCAAAGGGAATATGGAGAAACACCAGGGCGCTTTCCTGCCCAAATCATCTCATGGCAGAGTCAGGGCTTGGGATACAGGATCACTCATGCTGTCCTTTGTACTCAAGCATTCTTTGCTGGGGGATCCCTGCTGTTGCTCCTTTATAGGACAAGGACATGCTAAGAGGAAGGCAGATGGAAATTTCATTGCAGGGAGATCGATTCTGCCTTACCCTGTCCTAATTCCTCTCTGTACCAGCACCCTCAGCATcgttgcacaacactgcagtgCTCTCACACTCCTACACTGAAGGTGCAGAGGGACAAACCCTTTCATTTTAGTGGGATTTCTGCTGTCTAGGCCTGTGCCAGTAGTGAAACTCCCTGTGCAGCACTGCACAGGGAGAAAGTCTTGTGCCCGGATCCGGctttgattattatttatttttgtttagccTCAGGGCTGCTGCACATTCAAAAAACTGCCTTTAGATTTAGGCTGGGAGCTTCCCACTGGAGTCACTTTCCTGGGCTCTTAAGCCTCTCCTTGTATTTGCaaatctgctctgctcctgctccatgcTAATGCTTGCAACACAGGACCTGTCAAATCGAGAATTTTGAAACCCATCAATCACGTGGCTTCTGTGGCtttagaaagaggaaaaagggcCAACAGCTTTCCTCTGTCCCTTGGGGTGAATCCTGGATACATCAGGCTGAATTTGGAGGGACAGCGCTGCAGGGACTGGGGAGAGGACAAGGAATCAGGGACTGAGTGACACAGTAGGGAAAACTGTAAGAGCATCTTTGTGACTGTGAATCAGAGATACTAATGCtccacagctggaaaaggagcctGGAGatccttggagaaaaaaaaaaaacgggtcTGAAAAGGTAACTAAA encodes the following:
- the PLXNA4 gene encoding plexin-A4 isoform X3, producing MSPAMWKWTCLISHLLLSATVSPLGRQQPPLPKRPFITFTGDQAEGNFNHLVVDERTGHIYLGAVNRIYKLSSDLKVLVTHQTGPDEDNPKCYPPRIVQTCNEPLTPTNNINKMLLIDYKENRLIACGSLYQGICKLLRLDDLFKLGEPFHKKEHYLSGVNESGSVFGVIVSYSNMDDKLFIATAVDGKPEYFPTISSRKLTKNSEADGMFAYVFHDEFVASMIKIPSDTFTIIPDFDIYYIYGFSSGNFVYFLTLQPEMISPPGSTTKEQVYTSKLVRLCKEDTAFNSYVEVPIGCEKNGVEYRLLQAAYLSKAGAILARSLGVGPEDDILFTVFSKGQKRKMKSLDESALCIFVLKKINDRIKDRLQSCYRGEGTLDLAWLKVKDIPCSSALLTIDDNFCGLDMNAPLGVSSMVRGLPIFTEDGDRMTSVIAYVYKNHSLAFVGTKSGKLKKIRVDGTTKNTLEYEIVQVVDTGPVLRDMAFSVDHEHLYIMSEKQLTRVPVESCSQYETCSECLGSGDPHCGWCVLHNTRNTCRPDVL
- the PLXNA4 gene encoding plexin-A4 isoform X5, which gives rise to MSPAMWKWTCLISHLLLSATVSPLGRQQPPLPKRPFITFTGDQAEGNFNHLVVDERTGHIYLGAVNRIYKLSSDLKVLVTHQTGPDEDNPKCYPPRIVQTCNEPLTPTNNINKMLLIDYKENRLIACGSLYQGICKLLRLDDLFKLGEPFHKKEHYLSGVNESGSVFGVIVSYSNMDDKLFIATAVDGKPEYFPTISSRKLTKNSEADGMFAYVFHDEFVASMIKIPSDTFTIIPDFDIYYIYGFSSGNFVYFLTLQPEMISPPGSTTKEQVYTSKLVRLCKEDTAFNSYVEVPIGCEKNGVEYRLLQAAYLSKAGAILARSLGVGPEDDILFTVFSKGQKRKMKSLDESALCIFVLKKINDRIKDRLQSCYRGEGTLDLAWLKVKDIPCSSALLTIDDNFCGLDMNAPLGVSSMVRGLPIFTEDGDRMTSVIAYVYKNHSLAFVGTKSGKLKKIRVDGTTKNTLEYEIVQVVDTGPVLRDMAFSVDHEHLYIMSEKQPLTL
- the PLXNA4 gene encoding plexin-A4 isoform X2, translated to MSPAMWKWTCLISHLLLSATVSPLGRQQPPLPKRPFITFTGDQAEGNFNHLVVDERTGHIYLGAVNRIYKLSSDLKVLVTHQTGPDEDNPKCYPPRIVQTCNEPLTPTNNINKMLLIDYKENRLIACGSLYQGICKLLRLDDLFKLGEPFHKKEHYLSGVNESGSVFGVIVSYSNMDDKLFIATAVDGKPEYFPTISSRKLTKNSEADGMFAYVFHDEFVASMIKIPSDTFTIIPDFDIYYIYGFSSGNFVYFLTLQPEMISPPGSTTKEQVYTSKLVRLCKEDTAFNSYVEVPIGCEKNGVEYRLLQAAYLSKAGAILARSLGVGPEDDILFTVFSKGQKRKMKSLDESALCIFVLKKINDRIKDRLQSCYRGEGTLDLAWLKVKDIPCSSALLTIDDNFCGLDMNAPLGVSSMVRGLPIFTEDGDRMTSVIAYVYKNHSLAFVGTKSGKLKKIRVDGTTKNTLEYEIVQVVDTGPVLRDMAFSVDHEHLYIMSEKQLTRVPVESCSQYETCSECLGSGDPHCGWCVLHNTPEPLLSHICHDPYWSWRGIRSL
- the PLXNA4 gene encoding plexin-A4 isoform X4: MSPAMWKWTCLISHLLLSATVSPLGRQQPPLPKRPFITFTGDQAEGNFNHLVVDERTGHIYLGAVNRIYKLSSDLKVLVTHQTGPDEDNPKCYPPRIVQTCNEPLTPTNNINKMLLIDYKENRLIACGSLYQGICKLLRLDDLFKLGEPFHKKEHYLSGVNESGSVFGVIVSYSNMDDKLFIATAVDGKPEYFPTISSRKLTKNSEADGMFAYVFHDEFVASMIKIPSDTFTIIPDFDIYYIYGFSSGNFVYFLTLQPEMISPPGSTTKEQVYTSKLVRLCKEDTAFNSYVEVPIGCEKNGVEYRLLQAAYLSKAGAILARSLGVGPEDDILFTVFSKGQKRKMKSLDESALCIFVLKKINDRIKDRLQSCYRGEGTLDLAWLKVKDIPCSSALLTIDDNFCGLDMNAPLGVSSMVRGLPIFTEDGDRMTSVIAYVYKNHSLAFVGTKSGKLKKLPSSRMSSPAECLALLEIVTDPFSWQWAIYLTKPWQFLPWMEISSHLAVRERNQTS